A window of the Vibrio ostreae genome harbors these coding sequences:
- a CDS encoding TonB-dependent receptor, with product MKNTTRCVAKLSPIALMIFASVSQAASPDTIVVTGSRSETAIADVASTMWVVDQEKLERALNSGADLKNALGELIPGFDFGSNARTNYSQNLRGRSALVMIDGVSLNSTRNISRQLDSIDPFNIARVEVLSGATSIYGAGAAGGIINIITKKATGNDLTVETKVGGQTGFNDSNDLNKNVAVALSGGTDTLRGRASVAYSKNGGAYDSHGEMIRPDITQTDLQFNETIDVMGNVEFTPDDHQKLSVTAQYYNSEQDSDYATYLGPNLTGITDPSVVETRKGLQLDKQPNTERVMLNAQYSHDDVLGQQLLAQAYFRTESLRYFPYPSTGRIGGATIPLYGASEQKSTVYGLNLALIKRWEQVKLTYGMDASRDSFEADQTIFDANQALASGGLVFDPVDTVSRYPDIDSNYYALFSQVDWEVMPDWSVSGGFRYAIMEHEISDHVGVEAQYAYDAGLLPNQPEAITGGDIDYDEWLFNLGSVYHLTDNMQVWGNFSQGFDVPDPARFFGQGTYQLDGSLSGSTSVDNASLQGVKTNSYELGWRMSQGAWDVQVAGYLSLSDKTVSYDRTTFAVGVEDDDKRIYGIEGQTVYQINDDFYTGVQAHYVKSETKVDGSWEKLEAASASPSSGSAWFGFDNYQYGAELRVNSFISYEDEDGEKLESFTLANLSAYYALPVGRLNVGIQNLFDRDYETIWSQRAQMLYGASSSPEIYSHNGLGRTLAVSYSATF from the coding sequence ATGAAAAATACCACTCGATGTGTGGCGAAGTTAAGCCCGATCGCTTTAATGATCTTTGCCAGTGTCAGTCAGGCAGCATCACCGGATACTATCGTGGTCACCGGCAGCCGTTCGGAAACAGCCATCGCAGATGTGGCTTCAACGATGTGGGTCGTTGATCAGGAAAAACTTGAGCGTGCTCTCAATTCAGGTGCTGATCTGAAGAATGCGCTGGGCGAGCTGATCCCGGGGTTTGATTTCGGGAGTAACGCTCGTACCAACTATTCGCAAAACCTGCGTGGCCGTTCGGCACTGGTGATGATTGACGGTGTGTCTCTTAACTCAACTCGTAACATCAGCCGTCAGCTCGACAGCATCGACCCGTTCAACATTGCCCGGGTGGAAGTGCTGTCAGGTGCCACGTCTATTTACGGCGCGGGTGCGGCTGGCGGTATCATCAACATCATCACCAAGAAAGCGACCGGCAATGACCTGACGGTTGAAACCAAAGTGGGTGGCCAGACCGGCTTTAATGACAGCAATGACCTCAATAAAAATGTTGCGGTGGCGCTGTCCGGCGGTACCGATACCTTACGTGGTCGTGCGTCTGTGGCGTATTCAAAAAACGGTGGGGCTTACGATTCTCACGGTGAAATGATTCGCCCGGATATTACTCAGACAGACCTGCAGTTTAATGAAACCATTGATGTGATGGGTAATGTCGAATTCACGCCGGACGATCACCAGAAGCTGTCGGTAACGGCGCAGTATTACAACAGTGAGCAGGACTCGGATTATGCGACGTATCTCGGTCCGAACCTGACGGGTATTACTGACCCATCGGTGGTAGAAACCCGTAAAGGTTTACAACTCGACAAGCAGCCGAATACTGAACGTGTCATGCTGAATGCTCAATACAGCCACGATGATGTGCTGGGGCAGCAACTTCTGGCACAGGCATATTTTCGTACTGAATCGCTGCGTTACTTCCCGTACCCTTCAACCGGACGGATTGGCGGAGCGACGATTCCTCTGTACGGCGCATCGGAACAGAAATCGACCGTTTATGGCCTGAATCTGGCGTTAATCAAGCGCTGGGAACAAGTCAAACTGACTTACGGTATGGACGCCTCGCGCGATTCATTTGAAGCGGACCAGACTATTTTTGATGCAAACCAGGCCCTCGCTTCCGGCGGATTGGTGTTTGATCCGGTCGATACGGTTTCGCGTTATCCGGATATCGACAGTAACTACTATGCGCTGTTCTCTCAGGTGGACTGGGAAGTGATGCCGGACTGGTCGGTCAGCGGTGGTTTCCGTTATGCGATTATGGAACATGAGATCAGTGACCATGTCGGTGTTGAAGCGCAGTACGCCTACGATGCAGGCTTGCTGCCAAATCAGCCGGAAGCGATTACCGGTGGTGATATTGATTACGATGAATGGTTGTTTAATTTAGGGTCGGTTTATCACCTTACTGACAATATGCAGGTATGGGGCAACTTCTCGCAAGGCTTTGACGTGCCGGATCCGGCTCGCTTCTTTGGCCAGGGCACGTACCAGTTAGACGGATCTCTGTCTGGGTCAACTTCGGTCGACAACGCAAGTTTACAGGGCGTGAAAACCAACTCTTACGAACTCGGCTGGCGTATGTCGCAGGGAGCGTGGGATGTGCAGGTCGCCGGTTACCTGTCTCTGTCAGATAAAACGGTGTCTTATGACCGCACCACCTTTGCTGTCGGCGTTGAAGATGACGATAAGCGTATCTACGGTATCGAAGGTCAGACTGTTTACCAGATCAACGATGATTTCTACACCGGTGTTCAGGCGCATTACGTGAAAAGTGAAACCAAGGTCGACGGCAGCTGGGAGAAGCTGGAAGCCGCGTCGGCCAGCCCGAGCTCAGGCAGTGCCTGGTTTGGTTTTGATAACTACCAGTATGGCGCTGAACTGCGCGTCAACAGCTTCATCAGCTACGAAGATGAAGATGGTGAGAAACTGGAGAGTTTCACCCTGGCAAACCTGAGTGCGTACTACGCACTGCCGGTAGGCCGCCTTAACGTCGGTATTCAGAACCTGTTTGACCGCGACTACGAAACCATCTGGAGCCAACGTGCACAGATGCTGTACGGCGCAAGCTCATCACCGGAGATCTACTCCCACAATGGTTTGGGCCGGACTCTGGCGGTCAGTTACAGCGCGACCTTCTAA
- a CDS encoding MFS transporter: MMPVLTLALISLGINQTVLLSAIPTLIEWVGQSDSAASVGLLVAMVNMNLVSYWLGAGWWGGVAEKLGFGRAIRLASCGYIVANLSFICLLLLAPGNIWLIGVCRFAIGGFSSAFLPLSQAQLAAQGKATPGALSALSGGLTIGRLAGPALVLLPVSIPVILLVPIVLVVPVLFMALPGQCHASGQSAQLARPSEETKARGQSGYARVVYSAALLTTGFVAVFQLYVLQFITSHGYEGEEGSKVYALMMLATSVLLVVYQLRVIPKISRSYSSALLPVLLLSLVIGWIILVTGGANWWGLFFAVVGLLLAVAGLPAWYTSRLLERESEPARQAKSSGYLTRSHTTGHMVGTGLASLFLHQQWSLSVLISALVLLLLFTVLKLRKNTESGTCSFMQSN; this comes from the coding sequence ATGATGCCTGTTTTAACCCTGGCTTTGATATCACTTGGTATCAACCAAACTGTACTGCTGTCCGCAATCCCCACCTTGATTGAGTGGGTCGGTCAGAGTGATTCCGCAGCTTCGGTTGGCTTGCTGGTCGCGATGGTGAACATGAATTTGGTCAGCTACTGGCTGGGAGCCGGTTGGTGGGGCGGAGTGGCTGAAAAGCTGGGATTCGGCCGAGCGATTCGTCTGGCATCTTGCGGCTACATAGTGGCTAACCTGAGTTTTATCTGTCTGTTGCTGCTGGCGCCAGGCAACATCTGGCTGATTGGCGTGTGCCGTTTTGCGATTGGTGGATTCAGCAGCGCGTTTTTGCCGCTTAGCCAGGCGCAACTTGCCGCGCAGGGCAAAGCGACCCCCGGTGCGCTGTCGGCATTGAGTGGTGGTTTGACTATCGGTCGCCTGGCCGGACCAGCGTTGGTTCTGTTGCCGGTATCGATTCCGGTCATCTTGTTGGTCCCGATTGTCCTGGTGGTGCCTGTGCTCTTCATGGCCCTGCCGGGTCAATGTCATGCCTCTGGCCAGTCTGCGCAACTTGCACGTCCGTCAGAGGAGACAAAAGCCCGGGGACAAAGCGGTTACGCACGCGTGGTTTACAGCGCTGCATTACTGACGACCGGATTTGTTGCGGTATTTCAGCTTTATGTGCTGCAGTTTATCACCTCGCACGGCTATGAGGGTGAAGAAGGTTCTAAAGTTTACGCGCTGATGATGTTGGCGACCAGTGTGCTGCTGGTGGTCTATCAACTGCGCGTGATCCCGAAAATAAGTCGCAGTTATTCCTCTGCATTGTTGCCCGTTTTACTCCTCTCTCTCGTTATTGGCTGGATAATACTGGTGACAGGCGGTGCGAACTGGTGGGGCTTGTTTTTCGCAGTGGTGGGGTTGTTATTAGCTGTCGCTGGTTTACCGGCCTGGTATACCAGTCGTTTGTTGGAGCGGGAATCTGAACCTGCCCGGCAAGCCAAAAGCAGTGGCTATCTGACGCGCTCTCACACAACCGGACACATGGTCGGAACCGGGTTGGCTTCGCTGTTTTTACATCAGCAATGGAGCTTATCCGTGCTTATTTCTGCCCTGGTCCTGTTATTGCTCTTCACCGTGCTAAAACTCAGGAAAAACACTGAGTCCGGCACTTGTTCCTTTATGCAATCTAATTAG
- a CDS encoding IucA/IucC family protein: MNKQYWLSANQHLCAKIITELHYEERLQPRTAGAGWVLATADREWRFKAGVTVWGMLNIDEASLHCSDLREPLAAQLLLDVQADLEINDINLANLLEEVQQTLYSDMQRLAQLQHVTASDMAQMPETLRQRYIDSHPKAIANKGRLGWGADDLQRYAPESGSAFKLRWLAVRKSLCQSGIAAGLEYQQLLENVLEAETLRALQHSLGKQAQNFWLIAVHPWQYQRFLTGQYAGLFADGDLIDLGEHGPDWLAQQSIRTLSAEDTAVQYDAKTALSILNTSSYRGIPGKFIVQGPELSAWLAKTAASDPTLAQHGLKVQQEVAGFYCAHPFQAQIKQGPYRYDEMLGCIWRERAEAVVGASQRPMTMAALMQTDQNGTPLIGALIDASELSAKAWLAKLFNHVVVPLYHLMCKYGVALVAHGQNITLILENNQPAGCIIKDFHGDLRLVDQAYPELESLNADIRNTLTRLPPKYLVHDLLTGHFVTVLRFISPHLIGLGVTEQEFYQLLRQTLTDYQQQHPDLAERYAQFDLLSPTIDKICINRVRFRIGYGDSNERPLPDIGQPIPNPLNP, translated from the coding sequence ATGAATAAGCAATACTGGCTTTCAGCCAACCAGCATCTTTGCGCTAAAATCATCACCGAATTGCACTATGAGGAGCGGCTTCAGCCCAGAACTGCAGGCGCAGGTTGGGTGCTTGCCACCGCCGATCGTGAGTGGCGCTTTAAGGCTGGCGTGACGGTGTGGGGCATGCTGAATATTGATGAGGCTTCACTGCATTGCTCGGACCTTCGCGAGCCACTCGCTGCGCAGCTACTGCTCGATGTCCAGGCCGATCTGGAAATCAACGATATCAATCTGGCCAATTTGTTAGAAGAAGTGCAGCAAACCCTGTACAGCGATATGCAGCGCTTAGCTCAGTTGCAGCACGTGACCGCGAGTGACATGGCGCAAATGCCTGAAACGCTGCGTCAGCGTTATATCGACTCTCATCCGAAAGCGATTGCCAACAAAGGGCGCCTTGGCTGGGGAGCCGACGATCTGCAGCGCTACGCGCCCGAATCCGGATCGGCATTCAAACTGCGCTGGCTGGCGGTGAGAAAATCCTTGTGTCAGTCTGGTATTGCGGCCGGGCTGGAGTATCAGCAGTTACTGGAAAATGTGCTTGAAGCGGAGACTCTGCGCGCATTACAGCACTCGCTTGGCAAGCAAGCGCAAAATTTCTGGCTGATTGCCGTTCATCCGTGGCAATACCAACGTTTTCTGACCGGACAATACGCCGGCCTGTTTGCTGATGGGGATCTGATTGATTTGGGCGAACATGGCCCGGACTGGCTGGCACAACAGTCGATTCGCACCCTGAGCGCAGAAGATACAGCCGTCCAGTACGACGCTAAAACCGCGCTGAGTATTCTCAATACCTCCAGTTATCGCGGTATTCCGGGCAAGTTTATCGTTCAGGGACCAGAGCTTTCTGCCTGGCTGGCCAAAACCGCCGCCAGCGATCCAACCCTTGCTCAGCACGGATTGAAAGTGCAGCAGGAAGTGGCCGGATTCTACTGTGCTCACCCGTTTCAGGCGCAGATCAAACAAGGTCCGTATCGCTATGATGAAATGCTGGGCTGCATCTGGCGTGAGCGGGCCGAAGCCGTAGTCGGCGCCAGTCAGCGCCCGATGACCATGGCGGCGTTAATGCAAACCGATCAAAACGGTACACCGCTTATCGGCGCACTCATTGACGCTTCAGAACTCAGCGCCAAAGCCTGGCTGGCGAAACTGTTTAACCATGTGGTGGTACCGCTCTACCATCTGATGTGTAAATACGGCGTTGCGCTGGTGGCTCATGGCCAGAACATCACCCTGATCCTGGAAAACAATCAGCCGGCCGGCTGCATTATCAAGGACTTTCACGGTGACCTGCGCCTGGTCGATCAAGCCTATCCCGAGCTGGAAAGTCTTAACGCCGATATCCGTAATACCCTGACCCGCTTGCCGCCTAAATACCTGGTGCATGACCTGCTGACCGGCCATTTTGTTACCGTGCTACGTTTTATCTCACCGCATCTGATTGGCCTTGGCGTTACTGAACAGGAGTTTTATCAACTGCTGCGTCAGACACTGACCGACTATCAGCAACAACATCCGGATTTAGCCGAACGTTACGCTCAGTTCGACCTGCTATCGCCGACCATCGATAAAATCTGTATCAACCGGGTGCGCTTCCGCATCGGTTATGGCGACAGCAATGAGCGACCTCTGCCGGATATCGGCCAACCGATACCTAACCCGCTTAACCCTTAG
- a CDS encoding MarR family winged helix-turn-helix transcriptional regulator codes for MPDKALLLCELTNSLQPVKRAWQRAVSEVIAEYDISMSLAMLMVLVYRHPNGINQKLLAEELGINPGALVRLLDQAAEEQWLERCEVAGDRRVKTLHVLPRGTELAQKLVKVADELRQELMADVSAEDIECATRVLRQFETRATEYVQQCKCDK; via the coding sequence ATGCCAGACAAAGCGTTGCTTTTATGTGAGCTGACCAACAGCCTTCAGCCAGTAAAAAGAGCTTGGCAACGGGCCGTCTCGGAAGTGATCGCTGAATACGATATTTCGATGTCTCTGGCGATGCTAATGGTGCTGGTGTACCGACATCCGAACGGCATTAACCAGAAATTGCTGGCCGAGGAGCTGGGGATTAACCCAGGCGCACTGGTGCGTTTGCTGGACCAGGCTGCAGAAGAGCAGTGGCTGGAACGATGTGAAGTGGCCGGTGATCGCCGGGTAAAAACGCTGCATGTATTACCTCGGGGTACGGAATTAGCACAAAAACTGGTTAAAGTCGCCGATGAGTTACGTCAGGAGCTGATGGCCGATGTCTCTGCTGAAGACATTGAATGCGCCACCCGGGTGTTAAGACAGTTTGAAACCCGCGCGACGGAATATGTACAGCAATGTAAATGCGATAAATGA
- a CDS encoding carboxylesterase family protein, giving the protein MLKPFLSVAISALCATPAFAAWQAENYDDGQFTLPYQLYTPQQHGQLPLIIHLHGSGEAGTDNQAQMYQGTNWGPQYFASAENQSIQAAYVLAPQTPGPMRWASTTLAPYNYKKTPSTESMTALLHLVDRLLVENPDIDPARVYITGLSRGGQGVWNAMMQRPELFAAALPIAGSADPKQAKTIKHIPTWVFHGSADEVTNVDYSRQMVDAIIRSGGSTSTIRYSEIEDGGHSASWVTAYGNSDVYRWLMKHHKQ; this is encoded by the coding sequence ATGTTAAAACCGTTTCTGTCAGTCGCTATTTCTGCCCTCTGCGCCACACCGGCCTTCGCTGCCTGGCAAGCTGAAAACTACGACGATGGCCAGTTTACCCTTCCATACCAGCTCTACACTCCGCAGCAACATGGCCAGCTGCCGCTGATCATTCATCTGCACGGCAGCGGTGAAGCCGGGACTGATAATCAGGCGCAGATGTATCAGGGCACCAACTGGGGCCCGCAATATTTCGCCAGCGCGGAAAATCAGTCCATTCAAGCCGCTTACGTGCTCGCACCGCAAACTCCGGGGCCGATGCGCTGGGCAAGCACAACGTTAGCCCCCTATAACTATAAGAAAACGCCATCGACCGAGTCTATGACCGCTCTGCTCCACCTGGTGGATAGACTTCTGGTTGAAAATCCCGATATCGATCCGGCACGCGTCTACATCACCGGATTATCAAGAGGTGGTCAGGGCGTGTGGAACGCGATGATGCAGCGCCCGGAGTTGTTTGCTGCCGCACTGCCTATCGCTGGCAGCGCCGACCCAAAGCAGGCCAAAACCATCAAACATATTCCGACCTGGGTATTTCATGGCAGTGCTGACGAAGTCACTAATGTGGATTATTCGCGCCAGATGGTCGATGCTATCATTCGATCAGGCGGCTCCACCTCAACCATTCGCTACAGCGAAATCGAAGATGGTGGCCACTCGGCATCCTGGGTCACTGCTTACGGTAATAGTGACGTCTATCGTTGGCTGATGAAACATCATAAACAGTAA
- a CDS encoding DUF2474 domain-containing protein has protein sequence MNTTEKTPGPWWKKVMWLVVIWSGSVAALFVVSLLLKSFMNAAGLRA, from the coding sequence ATGAACACGACTGAAAAAACACCGGGTCCATGGTGGAAAAAGGTCATGTGGCTGGTGGTTATCTGGAGTGGCAGTGTGGCGGCCTTGTTTGTGGTCTCTCTGTTGCTGAAAAGCTTTATGAATGCCGCAGGGCTGCGTGCTTAA
- the cydB gene encoding cytochrome d ubiquinol oxidase subunit II produces MGIDLSIIWFVIIVFSTLMYILMDGFDLGIGILFPFNKDETHRDVMVNTVAPVWDGNETWLVLGGAALYGAFPLAYAVIADALAIPLTIMLIGLIFRGVAFEFRFKAIPEHRAFWDKAFIGGSIVATFSQGVVLGTIINGLEVTGRTYSGPSLIWLAPFPLFCGFGLLVAYALLGCTWLILKSEGDLHKRMCELAVPLTYVMLAAIVIVSIWTPLMHSDIAARWFTWPQILWFAPVPILVVLCSWWLIRSVYNHAHYLPFMLTLLLMFLGFTGLGISLWPNIIPPAISIWQAASPPQSQGFMLVGGLLIIPVILVYTSWSYYVFRGKVKPGENYH; encoded by the coding sequence ATGGGTATTGATCTCTCGATTATCTGGTTTGTGATTATTGTTTTCTCGACCCTGATGTACATTTTGATGGATGGCTTTGATTTGGGGATAGGCATCCTGTTCCCGTTCAATAAAGATGAAACGCATCGTGACGTTATGGTTAACACGGTCGCGCCAGTGTGGGATGGGAACGAAACCTGGCTGGTGCTTGGTGGCGCAGCCTTGTACGGCGCATTCCCGCTTGCTTATGCGGTGATAGCTGATGCGCTGGCTATCCCCCTGACGATCATGTTGATTGGTCTTATCTTCCGCGGGGTGGCATTTGAGTTCCGATTTAAAGCCATTCCTGAGCACCGTGCCTTTTGGGATAAAGCGTTTATCGGTGGGTCGATTGTTGCGACGTTCAGCCAGGGCGTCGTGCTCGGCACTATCATCAACGGGCTGGAAGTCACCGGGCGAACCTACAGCGGCCCGTCGTTGATCTGGCTGGCACCATTCCCGCTGTTTTGTGGCTTCGGACTATTGGTTGCTTACGCGTTGCTGGGCTGTACCTGGCTTATTCTCAAAAGCGAAGGTGACCTGCATAAGCGTATGTGTGAACTTGCTGTGCCGTTGACCTACGTGATGCTCGCCGCGATTGTTATTGTCAGTATCTGGACACCGCTGATGCACAGTGACATCGCCGCGCGCTGGTTTACCTGGCCGCAGATTCTGTGGTTTGCGCCGGTGCCGATTCTGGTCGTGCTCTGCTCTTGGTGGTTGATACGTTCGGTCTATAATCATGCTCACTATCTGCCTTTCATGCTGACCTTGCTGCTGATGTTCCTGGGTTTTACCGGGCTGGGTATCAGCCTGTGGCCGAATATTATTCCGCCGGCGATCAGTATCTGGCAGGCTGCGTCACCACCGCAAAGTCAGGGCTTTATGCTGGTCGGAGGCTTGTTGATTATTCCGGTCATTCTGGTTTACACCTCGTGGAGCTATTACGTCTTCCGCGGCAAAGTGAAACCAGGCGAGAACTACCATTAA
- a CDS encoding cytochrome ubiquinol oxidase subunit I has product MFGLDAFELARIQFAFTVSFHIIFPALTIGVASYLAVLEGLWLKTNDKTYLSLYHFWSKIFAVNFGMGVVSGLVMAYQFGTNWSGFSEFAGSVTGPLLTYEVLTAFFLEAGFLGVMLFGWNRVGRGLHFFATCMVALGTLMSTFWILSSNSWMHTPQGFSIQDGVVIPESWMEIIFNPSFPYRLFHMTIAAFLSSALFVGASAAWHLLKGNDTPAIRRMFSMSLWMALIVAPIQAVVGDAHGLNTLEHQPAKIAAIEGHWENEPGEPTPLILFGIPDMEEERTKYALEIPYLGSLILTHSLDKQIPALKSFPKEDRPNSTIIFWSFRIMVALGMLMILLGVIGLWLRRKGTLYQNRAFHRFALYMGPSGLIAILAGWFTTEIGRQPWVVYGLQRTRDAVSLHSELHMSFTLLAFIVVYTSVFGVGYVYLMKLIKIGPEEGDVHHDEPDISHTPARPLSAVRDRIDGPEGGK; this is encoded by the coding sequence ATGTTTGGACTGGATGCATTTGAACTTGCCAGAATACAGTTTGCGTTTACCGTTTCGTTTCACATTATTTTTCCTGCACTTACCATCGGTGTGGCCAGCTACCTGGCCGTGCTGGAAGGGCTGTGGCTGAAAACAAACGATAAAACGTATCTGTCGCTTTATCATTTCTGGTCGAAGATTTTTGCGGTTAACTTCGGTATGGGTGTGGTATCCGGATTGGTGATGGCCTACCAGTTCGGCACCAACTGGAGCGGGTTCTCGGAGTTTGCCGGTAGTGTCACCGGGCCGCTGCTGACGTATGAGGTGCTGACCGCTTTTTTCCTTGAAGCGGGCTTTCTCGGTGTGATGTTGTTTGGCTGGAATCGGGTCGGCAGAGGTTTGCACTTCTTTGCGACCTGCATGGTGGCACTGGGCACGCTGATGTCGACTTTCTGGATCCTGTCCTCCAACAGTTGGATGCACACGCCACAGGGCTTTAGTATTCAGGATGGAGTGGTGATCCCGGAAAGCTGGATGGAAATCATTTTTAACCCTTCTTTCCCGTATCGACTGTTTCACATGACGATTGCAGCATTCCTGTCCAGTGCTCTGTTTGTTGGTGCCTCTGCTGCCTGGCACCTGCTGAAAGGTAATGATACACCGGCTATTCGTCGTATGTTTTCTATGTCGCTCTGGATGGCGTTGATTGTCGCTCCGATTCAGGCGGTGGTGGGCGATGCGCATGGCCTGAATACGCTTGAGCATCAGCCGGCTAAAATCGCTGCGATAGAAGGACACTGGGAGAACGAACCCGGTGAGCCGACGCCGCTGATTTTGTTTGGTATTCCGGATATGGAAGAAGAGCGCACCAAATACGCGCTTGAGATCCCGTATCTTGGCAGCTTAATTCTCACCCACAGCCTGGATAAACAAATTCCGGCGCTGAAAAGTTTCCCTAAAGAGGACCGTCCAAATTCTACCATCATCTTCTGGTCGTTCAGAATTATGGTCGCGCTCGGCATGCTGATGATACTGCTGGGTGTTATCGGGTTATGGTTACGGCGCAAAGGAACACTGTATCAAAACCGGGCGTTTCATCGCTTTGCGCTTTACATGGGGCCATCCGGATTGATTGCGATTCTGGCTGGCTGGTTTACCACTGAAATTGGCCGTCAGCCGTGGGTTGTGTATGGCTTGCAGCGCACCCGCGATGCGGTCTCACTGCATTCTGAGTTACACATGTCGTTCACCTTGTTGGCGTTTATTGTGGTGTACACCTCGGTGTTTGGTGTTGGGTACGTCTATCTGATGAAACTGATTAAAATCGGGCCGGAAGAAGGTGATGTTCATCATGATGAGCCGGATATCTCACACACGCCAGCACGGCCGTTGTCGGCGGTGCGTGACAGAATTGATGGTCCGGAAGGGGGGAAATAA
- a CDS encoding HNH endonuclease translates to MSHEYYADKFRTLNMNIAGGKKSPHKVCMLLAVMDLIQVGHIASNKIELNQPLKDRFTEHFNSFAQGKDKNTPENPFFHLRSEGFWHLAYHAGYDETTIRRYSSKAIAYAYLDDELFEDMKSFIISNELKEALVSNLTDLAALYYQWLMDIGKSEKTAKNYLGAIRGSISNWLMDTYQICEPLTDITSYRRFTQYEEKVRQLEVFKLTDRKGKGMYSAALTHYHKFLADLAQIDVNADIRQVMSDKKLTDTEKSIMVKTRMGQGLFRSQLVQMWGGCAVTGYRNTQLLLASHIKPWRDSNNRERLDKFNGLLLLANLDKAFDLGFISFDDNGKVLISGYLEAPEVIGLREDMSFRIIREHKPYLAHHRSELFKGI, encoded by the coding sequence ATGTCACACGAATATTATGCCGATAAGTTTCGTACGCTGAACATGAATATTGCTGGTGGTAAGAAGAGCCCTCATAAAGTATGCATGCTACTTGCGGTCATGGATCTCATCCAAGTGGGACATATCGCTTCAAACAAAATTGAACTGAATCAGCCTTTAAAAGACAGATTCACAGAACACTTCAACAGCTTTGCTCAGGGTAAAGATAAGAATACGCCAGAGAATCCATTCTTCCATCTGAGAAGCGAGGGGTTCTGGCACCTTGCCTATCACGCTGGCTATGACGAAACGACTATTCGTCGCTATTCTTCAAAAGCGATCGCGTATGCCTACTTAGACGATGAGCTTTTTGAAGATATGAAGAGCTTTATCATCAGCAACGAACTTAAAGAAGCGCTGGTTTCAAACCTTACTGATTTAGCTGCATTATATTATCAGTGGCTTATGGATATTGGTAAGTCGGAGAAAACCGCTAAAAACTATCTCGGAGCGATTCGTGGTTCAATTTCCAATTGGCTAATGGATACGTACCAAATCTGTGAGCCATTAACCGACATCACATCCTACCGGAGATTTACCCAGTATGAAGAGAAAGTCAGACAGTTAGAAGTTTTTAAGCTGACGGATCGAAAGGGTAAGGGGATGTATAGTGCTGCGTTAACTCACTATCACAAGTTCCTAGCGGACTTAGCTCAAATCGACGTTAACGCAGATATTCGCCAGGTTATGTCGGACAAAAAACTAACGGATACTGAAAAGAGCATCATGGTTAAAACCAGAATGGGCCAAGGTCTCTTCAGATCTCAATTGGTTCAAATGTGGGGTGGTTGCGCCGTGACAGGATATCGTAATACTCAACTTCTGCTTGCATCTCATATTAAGCCTTGGCGTGATTCAAATAATCGCGAAAGGCTGGATAAGTTCAACGGGTTATTGCTGTTAGCCAACTTGGACAAAGCTTTTGATCTTGGCTTTATATCATTTGATGACAACGGAAAGGTGCTAATTTCAGGGTATCTTGAAGCGCCAGAAGTCATAGGGCTCAGAGAAGATATGTCTTTTAGGATCATTCGTGAACACAAGCCATATCTAGCACATCATAGAAGTGAGTTGTTTAAGGGAATATGA
- a CDS encoding class I SAM-dependent methyltransferase has protein sequence MSATISFYDENATHLAQQYNSLAFESVHQSWSQYWPKSGAAVLDVGAGSGRDARWMSERGCSVVAVEPSIRLRDLVQQSCSEDVTCLDDSLPYLSHVVGLAKRYDLVMLSAVWMHIPIEQRSIAIKVLSNLLVDDGILVITLRHGGFRDGRETFGVSVSELDKLAGDFGLVCCHVEDEKDFLNREEVMWQTVVMKKTLGLEG, from the coding sequence ATGTCCGCAACTATCTCTTTTTACGACGAAAATGCTACTCATCTAGCTCAGCAATACAATTCCCTCGCGTTTGAATCTGTCCACCAATCTTGGTCTCAATACTGGCCGAAGTCGGGAGCAGCGGTATTAGATGTTGGTGCTGGTTCTGGAAGAGATGCGAGGTGGATGAGTGAGAGAGGCTGTTCGGTTGTCGCTGTGGAACCATCAATCAGGCTGCGTGATCTTGTACAGCAAAGCTGCTCTGAAGACGTTACTTGTTTAGATGACTCGTTACCTTATTTAAGTCATGTAGTAGGGCTGGCTAAGCGTTATGACTTAGTGATGCTGTCCGCTGTCTGGATGCATATTCCTATCGAACAACGTTCCATCGCAATTAAAGTGCTTTCTAATCTTCTGGTTGACGATGGAATTCTAGTTATCACATTACGTCACGGTGGATTTAGAGACGGTCGTGAGACTTTTGGTGTTTCCGTCTCGGAGTTGGATAAGTTAGCGGGTGATTTCGGATTGGTTTGCTGTCATGTCGAAGATGAAAAAGATTTCCTTAACCGAGAAGAGGTTATGTGGCAAACCGTTGTAATGAAGAAAACCTTAGGTTTGGAGGGCTAG